One Spirochaeta africana DSM 8902 genomic window carries:
- a CDS encoding LacI family DNA-binding transcriptional regulator translates to MKTIKDVAAAAGVSTATVSRVLSNSSKVSDSVRQRVHEAIAQLDYRPNRVARSLRAQKSNVIGLIVADIQNPYFTLVSRAVQDAAYMNGYNIFLCNTDEKEDKERQYLDIMYDENVAGIIISPTHDIRQTSRLLAERHIPAVIIDRANPELNLSSVTIDNHDAGYRLTRHILQSGKTNPVLIAGSGSTTGKLRSDGFCTALSEFGIPIHRDTLHFIQARDTDGYAAVGEILKNRPNTDAIIATNGLIAAGAFRRLHELGIMIPEHVAFACIDETMWTPLVTPAITVMRQPTQEIGARAVDLLLAQIENTQPDQTIAEVLHTTLIPRHST, encoded by the coding sequence ATGAAAACCATCAAGGATGTTGCAGCCGCGGCCGGGGTGTCCACCGCTACCGTTTCCCGGGTGTTATCGAACTCCAGTAAGGTAAGCGACAGCGTACGACAACGGGTGCACGAAGCAATAGCACAACTGGACTATCGCCCCAACCGGGTAGCACGGTCATTGCGGGCACAGAAATCCAATGTTATCGGCTTGATCGTGGCCGACATCCAGAACCCCTACTTCACCCTGGTGAGTCGTGCGGTACAGGATGCTGCTTACATGAACGGCTATAACATTTTCCTGTGCAACACCGATGAGAAAGAAGACAAAGAACGGCAGTACCTGGACATAATGTACGATGAAAACGTAGCCGGCATCATAATCTCCCCGACACACGATATTCGCCAGACCAGCCGGTTACTGGCAGAACGGCATATCCCGGCGGTGATCATTGACCGCGCGAACCCGGAACTGAACCTCAGCTCGGTTACCATCGACAATCACGATGCCGGCTACCGCCTGACCCGACACATTCTGCAGTCCGGTAAGACCAACCCGGTACTGATCGCCGGCTCCGGCAGCACCACCGGAAAACTGCGCAGCGACGGGTTCTGCACAGCCCTGTCAGAGTTCGGCATCCCGATCCACCGCGATACACTGCACTTTATCCAGGCACGCGACACCGATGGCTATGCTGCAGTTGGTGAAATCCTGAAAAACCGGCCAAACACCGATGCAATAATCGCCACCAACGGACTGATTGCTGCGGGTGCATTTCGTCGCTTGCACGAACTCGGGATCATGATCCCCGAACACGTAGCTTTCGCCTGCATTGACGAAACCATGTGGACCCCATTAGTAACCCCCGCCATTACCGTGATGCGCCAGCCAACCCAGGAGATCGGAGCCAGGGCAGTAGATCTGTTACTTGCCCAGATAGAAAATACGCAGCCCGACCAGACAATTGCCGAGGTTCTGCACACCACGCTGATACCCCGTCACTCAACCTGA
- a CDS encoding PTS fructose transporter subunit IIC, with amino-acid sequence MKLVAITSCPTGIAHTFMAAEALEKSAKALGYKIKVETQGSVGVKNELSESDIAAADAVIIAADTGVDTARFVGKRVYQTGTKEALHNGESAVKAALDAPVLTAKDLGDEVANLKQARSQKRTGPYKHLMTGVSYMLPVVVAGGLSIALSFIFGIEAFQEEGTLAAALMEIGGGGAFALMVPVLAGFIAFSIAGRPGLAPGLVGGMLANTIEAGFLGGILAGFLAGYLVDFLNRKINLPKNLDGLKPILILPFLSTLVVGLMMMYVIGPPVSFVMVGLTSWLQGMQQTSAVFLGLILGLMMAFDMGGPVNKAAYTFAVGLLSSSVYAPMAAVMAAGMTPPLGLALAAYVFKNRFSVDERKAANAAIILGASFITEGAIPYAAKDPFRVIPSIMFGSAIAAALSMAFGSTLMAPHGGLFVLAIPNAVGGILLYLLAIIVGSVATAGALFLLKKPIYTEA; translated from the coding sequence ATGAAACTGGTAGCAATTACATCCTGTCCAACAGGGATTGCTCACACCTTTATGGCCGCGGAGGCACTCGAGAAAAGTGCCAAGGCACTGGGGTACAAGATCAAGGTCGAAACCCAGGGATCGGTTGGGGTTAAAAATGAGCTGTCGGAGAGTGATATCGCTGCTGCAGATGCGGTAATCATTGCTGCTGACACCGGGGTCGATACCGCCCGATTTGTCGGGAAGCGCGTATACCAGACCGGAACCAAGGAGGCTTTGCACAATGGTGAATCCGCAGTAAAGGCTGCTCTGGATGCCCCGGTGCTCACCGCCAAAGATCTGGGAGACGAGGTTGCCAACCTCAAACAGGCCCGGTCACAAAAGCGAACGGGCCCGTACAAGCATCTGATGACCGGGGTCTCGTATATGCTGCCGGTGGTCGTTGCCGGTGGTTTGAGTATCGCATTGTCGTTCATCTTCGGGATTGAGGCCTTTCAGGAAGAAGGTACCCTGGCAGCGGCCCTCATGGAGATTGGCGGCGGCGGTGCCTTTGCGCTTATGGTGCCGGTACTGGCAGGGTTTATTGCCTTTTCCATCGCCGGGCGGCCAGGGCTTGCCCCGGGTCTGGTTGGCGGTATGCTGGCCAATACCATCGAGGCCGGGTTTCTTGGCGGTATCCTGGCCGGGTTTCTGGCCGGGTACCTGGTAGATTTTCTGAACAGGAAGATTAATCTTCCCAAGAATCTGGATGGCCTCAAACCGATATTGATTCTGCCGTTTCTCTCTACCCTGGTTGTCGGGCTTATGATGATGTATGTTATCGGTCCGCCTGTATCATTTGTAATGGTCGGACTGACCAGTTGGCTGCAGGGGATGCAGCAGACCAGTGCGGTATTCCTGGGTCTGATTCTGGGTTTGATGATGGCCTTCGACATGGGTGGTCCGGTAAACAAGGCTGCCTACACCTTCGCCGTCGGTCTGCTGTCCAGCAGCGTCTATGCCCCGATGGCAGCTGTTATGGCGGCCGGGATGACACCCCCGCTGGGATTGGCGCTGGCGGCATATGTATTCAAGAACCGCTTTTCGGTTGATGAGCGTAAAGCCGCCAATGCCGCAATCATCCTGGGTGCATCGTTTATCACCGAAGGGGCAATCCCGTATGCGGCCAAGGATCCGTTCCGGGTCATTCCCAGTATCATGTTCGGCTCTGCTATTGCGGCGGCTCTCAGTATGGCGTTTGGCAGCACCTTGATGGCTCCCCATGGGGGACTGTTTGTCCTTGCCATTCCGAACGCGGTCGGCGGCATCCTGCTGTACCTGCTCGCGATTATTGTCGGTTCGGTAGCGACCGCCGGTGCATTGTTTTTGCTTAAAAAACCTATCTACACAGAAGCCTGA
- the ptsP gene encoding phosphoenolpyruvate--protein phosphotransferase: MFSIEEQNIHLNAQPKNKTDAIKLAGRLLADSGKIGSRYIKSLLKREAVSNTYIGSGIAIPHGMTTDRHHIRETAVAVVQVPDGVAWGEDTVYVIVCLAAKSDEHIDLIRRLTHLIDDPQALQLLRETDSRQDIIGVLTGAKAESPMPPPGNLSAYTRHATAVVPGSIGLHARPASVFTECARGFVADVLVCCADRYANGKSMAALLKLGAKGGDTITILSAGDDAAAAVAALSKLVTDGLNEDDHTDEAPETLPSVGQLAAWEPAGARVFCRGAAASPGVAVATVFRVQREELLYPQESSDPDGEIRQLQDALQTADRELEQLITRTGNGKTDARAAILRAHRGILHDPELLQAATDRIRQGSSAAAAWNQCGEQFAADLAAHADARQAERAADYRDVARRVLGILVGQDRGLSLPGDRHCILVADDLSPSDTAGLDPEQVAGICTAAGGPASHTAITARSLGIPAVVGCGTKVWQLEDGAKAAVNGFAGWCCSGLQPEDHDRLEELQGILQDEAEQQQKARFSAAVTTDGSRMPVWANIANASQAAAAVEYGAEGVGLLRSEFLFLERSSAPSEDEQYHVYREIAEKLAGAPLIVRTLDIGGDKQIPYLDTRYAEENPFLGVRGIRLCLQNRDLFRVQLRALYRASRSGDLRIMLPMVSSLEELREAREICREVCAQVGGTEVPIGIMIEVPSAVVLADELAAEADFFSVGTNDLTQYTLAMDRLHPLLSCQADSFHPAVLRMIKLAAEAARRHGIPCGVCGGMASDPQGAVLLTGMGIDELSVDGPAVPRIKAAIRAVSRQDAQQLAERAASCSTAGEVRQLLGTGGSHE; this comes from the coding sequence ATGTTCAGCATCGAGGAACAGAATATACATCTGAATGCACAGCCTAAAAATAAAACCGATGCGATCAAGCTGGCCGGGCGCTTGCTGGCCGACAGTGGCAAGATCGGATCCAGGTATATCAAAAGCCTGCTAAAGCGCGAAGCTGTATCCAATACCTATATTGGCAGCGGGATTGCGATACCCCACGGCATGACCACCGATCGTCATCACATCCGGGAGACAGCCGTTGCTGTTGTCCAGGTGCCGGATGGGGTTGCCTGGGGAGAGGACACGGTGTATGTAATCGTCTGCCTGGCGGCAAAATCCGATGAGCATATCGATCTGATCCGCCGCCTGACCCACCTGATTGACGATCCCCAGGCACTACAGCTGCTGCGGGAAACAGATTCCAGGCAGGATATTATCGGGGTGCTGACCGGGGCCAAGGCCGAGTCTCCCATGCCACCCCCCGGGAATCTGTCGGCGTATACGCGTCACGCCACAGCTGTGGTGCCCGGCAGCATCGGCCTGCATGCCCGCCCGGCATCGGTGTTTACCGAGTGTGCAAGGGGTTTTGTCGCCGATGTGCTGGTCTGCTGCGCAGACCGCTACGCCAACGGCAAGAGTATGGCTGCGCTGCTCAAGCTCGGCGCCAAGGGGGGCGACACCATCACGATTCTCTCGGCTGGCGACGACGCTGCGGCGGCAGTAGCTGCCCTGAGTAAGCTGGTGACCGATGGATTGAACGAGGACGACCATACGGATGAGGCCCCCGAAACATTGCCCTCTGTCGGTCAGCTGGCGGCCTGGGAGCCAGCCGGGGCACGCGTATTCTGTCGCGGTGCGGCGGCCTCTCCCGGTGTGGCAGTGGCCACGGTGTTCCGGGTGCAGCGGGAGGAGTTGCTTTATCCCCAGGAATCATCCGATCCGGATGGTGAGATCCGGCAGCTGCAGGATGCCCTGCAGACCGCTGATCGCGAGCTGGAACAGCTGATAACCAGAACGGGAAACGGGAAAACCGATGCCAGGGCTGCAATCCTGCGGGCCCACCGGGGAATACTGCATGACCCGGAGCTGCTGCAGGCTGCGACTGACCGGATTCGCCAGGGCAGCAGTGCCGCGGCCGCCTGGAATCAGTGCGGTGAACAGTTTGCCGCAGATCTGGCGGCGCATGCAGACGCCAGACAAGCCGAACGGGCGGCTGATTACCGTGATGTTGCCCGGAGGGTACTGGGAATTCTGGTCGGGCAGGATCGGGGGCTTTCTCTGCCCGGGGATCGCCACTGCATCCTGGTGGCAGATGATCTGTCACCTTCGGATACTGCCGGGCTGGATCCCGAGCAGGTGGCAGGGATCTGCACCGCTGCTGGCGGGCCTGCCTCCCACACGGCAATTACGGCCCGCTCCCTGGGGATTCCGGCTGTGGTGGGCTGTGGCACCAAGGTGTGGCAACTGGAGGATGGAGCCAAGGCGGCGGTAAATGGCTTTGCTGGCTGGTGCTGCAGCGGGCTGCAGCCGGAAGATCATGATCGACTGGAAGAACTGCAGGGGATTTTGCAGGACGAGGCAGAACAGCAACAGAAGGCCCGGTTCTCGGCAGCGGTTACCACCGATGGCTCCCGGATGCCGGTCTGGGCCAATATTGCCAATGCCTCCCAGGCTGCGGCGGCTGTGGAGTATGGGGCCGAGGGTGTGGGGTTACTGCGTTCCGAGTTTCTGTTTCTTGAGCGCTCATCTGCGCCAAGCGAGGACGAGCAGTATCATGTATATCGGGAAATAGCCGAAAAACTGGCGGGTGCCCCGCTTATCGTCCGTACCCTGGACATCGGTGGCGACAAGCAGATTCCTTATCTCGATACCCGGTATGCCGAAGAAAACCCCTTTCTCGGGGTGCGAGGGATCCGTCTGTGTCTCCAGAATCGCGATCTGTTTCGGGTGCAGCTGCGCGCCTTGTATCGGGCATCTCGCAGCGGAGATCTGCGGATAATGCTGCCGATGGTATCCTCCCTGGAGGAGCTCCGCGAGGCTCGGGAGATATGCCGTGAGGTATGTGCCCAGGTAGGTGGAACCGAGGTGCCAATTGGAATAATGATCGAGGTGCCATCGGCGGTGGTCCTGGCAGATGAGTTGGCCGCCGAGGCGGATTTCTTTTCCGTTGGCACCAACGATCTTACCCAGTACACCCTGGCAATGGATCGGCTGCATCCGCTGCTCTCGTGTCAGGCAGACAGCTTCCATCCGGCGGTGTTACGGATGATCAAGCTGGCTGCTGAGGCAGCGCGGCGTCATGGCATCCCGTGCGGGGTGTGCGGCGGAATGGCATCGGATCCCCAGGGGGCGGTGCTGCTGACGGGTATGGGTATCGACGAGCTGAGTGTAGACGGCCCCGCTGTTCCTCGCATTAAAGCCGCCATTCGTGCTGTATCGCGACAGGACGCACAGCAGCTGGCGGAACGGGCGGCATCCTGCAGTACCGCTGGTGAGGTGCGACAGCTGCTCGGCACAGGGGGCAGTCATGAATAA
- a CDS encoding 1-phosphofructokinase family hexose kinase, whose protein sequence is MNNGIVTVTLNPAIDETLDIPDFGVNRVNRVDATVRYPGGKGINVARVLADDPRRPGIAVTGFLGSENDGVFRAMFHDCGIADHFVRVPGRTRHGIKILDRAAGTTTDINYPGLEPTPDECQALLTRIERLADDYPVFVISGSLSPSLPAGYIAEIIELVQKKSGTVIVDTSGEALKVALRCRPDAIKPNIHELAQLLQREITGATEVAAAGQAISAPGMLTAVSMGAEGAVFCHNGQQLLAIPPQVSAVSTVGAGDAMVAAIAAGLLYDDPLEAIMRRATAFGAYSVGHIEQGIHDYTEIQALEAQVEVKNMGSNGA, encoded by the coding sequence ATGAATAACGGGATTGTAACGGTTACCCTGAACCCCGCTATAGATGAGACTCTGGATATTCCTGATTTCGGGGTGAACCGGGTGAATCGCGTAGATGCAACCGTGCGGTATCCCGGCGGTAAAGGGATAAACGTGGCGCGCGTCCTGGCAGATGATCCACGGCGGCCCGGGATTGCGGTAACCGGGTTCCTCGGGAGTGAAAACGACGGGGTGTTCCGAGCCATGTTTCACGATTGTGGTATAGCTGATCATTTTGTCCGTGTGCCGGGCAGAACACGGCATGGTATCAAGATACTGGATCGCGCCGCTGGAACCACCACCGATATCAACTATCCCGGGCTGGAGCCGACCCCCGATGAATGCCAGGCGTTGCTGACGCGAATCGAGCGTCTTGCCGATGACTATCCGGTGTTCGTGATCTCCGGTAGCCTCTCGCCTTCCTTGCCGGCAGGGTATATCGCGGAAATTATCGAACTGGTGCAGAAAAAATCCGGTACCGTGATTGTAGATACCAGTGGTGAAGCCCTGAAGGTCGCGTTGCGCTGTCGCCCAGACGCAATCAAGCCCAACATCCATGAGCTTGCCCAGCTGCTGCAGCGGGAGATCACCGGGGCGACTGAGGTTGCCGCGGCGGGGCAGGCGATATCCGCCCCAGGCATGCTTACGGCGGTGTCGATGGGTGCCGAGGGGGCAGTGTTCTGCCATAACGGCCAACAGCTGCTGGCAATTCCGCCACAGGTTTCCGCCGTCAGCACGGTCGGGGCAGGTGATGCGATGGTGGCCGCTATTGCCGCCGGTCTGCTCTACGACGATCCGCTGGAGGCGATCATGCGCCGGGCTACGGCATTTGGTGCCTATTCGGTTGGACATATCGAGCAGGGCATTCATGATTATACCGAGATCCAGGCGCTGGAGGCCCAGGTCGAGGTGAAAAATATGGGATCAAACGGTGCATAA
- a CDS encoding S8 family peptidase, translated as MIRVLYGYLVVLLVSGLVITGCNITGSGISGSAADPGGPVEPASPDEYRIAGAYEVRLQPDVAGRLTEVATELAQIPGVSVGRHIAVGRSHYLTASIDTAAGLAAVRSMPDIQFVEQQVRYRGFSEPDATFIGRQYALAVADLFEAWPLSTGSEDVVVAVADTGIRGSHSDFAHERFVDGWNSIASAVIPAGDDADDQGHGTHVAGIIGADGANSAGIAGAAWNVTLMDIKVLGGDGSGTSAGIAEGVVQAVERGADIINMSLGGPMPNVLMAEAIAYAHQSDVLVVVSMGNNNDRRRQFPASYPGVMAVGATDGNEERSTFSSMGGHMWITAPGTRIFSTLRNGSHGYMSGTSMSAPLVAGVAALVRSVNPELTAPQVMEVMRDTALDYGTAGFNEEFGYGMVQAAAAVQTALDLADPESQAVDTLGSLRVRFSHDSMEIFMGTPVLLIDQSTGKVRSVAMIGQGEFSQEWDDNQPGDTWFQHIPAGQYQLVMNSGMSNRISQSVEITPGETITQAIDIEFLDAVPIGVATTPAYEEYLEWEYADVRLRMYLGDDPEPFADESYREGPPLGSLLDAFPVYTHGFDPEGEPLYIQLSIVDDPVDEFTTPELGWSKGAITLQVDYEQGVNDTLSMWYSLEQYPRDYWDSYTSREEAYPLVLGSRLPVHLTHPDNPEGSGSEEVWFKLAF; from the coding sequence ATGATTCGCGTACTATATGGGTATTTGGTTGTGTTGCTGGTGTCGGGGCTGGTGATTACCGGCTGTAACATTACCGGGTCGGGAATTTCCGGATCTGCTGCGGATCCGGGAGGCCCGGTCGAGCCTGCAAGTCCGGACGAGTACCGGATAGCCGGTGCATACGAGGTTCGCCTGCAGCCGGATGTAGCCGGTCGCCTGACAGAGGTAGCCACTGAACTTGCACAGATCCCGGGGGTATCGGTTGGCCGCCATATTGCCGTTGGCCGATCGCATTATCTCACCGCCTCCATCGATACTGCAGCCGGGCTGGCAGCCGTGCGGTCCATGCCGGATATACAGTTTGTGGAACAGCAGGTGCGCTACCGGGGTTTCAGCGAACCGGATGCGACGTTCATAGGCCGGCAGTATGCACTGGCGGTGGCTGATCTGTTCGAGGCATGGCCGCTTTCTACCGGCAGCGAGGATGTTGTGGTGGCGGTAGCCGATACCGGCATCCGGGGCAGCCATAGTGATTTTGCTCATGAACGATTTGTCGATGGCTGGAACAGCATCGCATCTGCGGTAATACCAGCTGGCGACGATGCCGACGATCAGGGGCATGGGACCCATGTGGCCGGTATTATCGGTGCCGATGGCGCCAATAGCGCTGGCATAGCCGGGGCAGCCTGGAATGTCACGCTTATGGACATAAAGGTACTTGGCGGCGACGGCAGCGGAACCTCGGCTGGTATCGCTGAGGGTGTGGTGCAGGCGGTAGAGAGGGGGGCTGACATCATCAACATGAGCCTGGGTGGTCCGATGCCCAACGTGCTCATGGCCGAGGCCATTGCCTACGCCCATCAGAGCGACGTTCTGGTGGTGGTTTCGATGGGCAACAATAATGACCGCCGGCGCCAGTTCCCGGCCTCCTATCCCGGTGTAATGGCGGTTGGTGCAACCGATGGGAATGAGGAGCGTTCTACCTTCAGCAGCATGGGGGGGCATATGTGGATAACTGCTCCGGGAACCCGAATATTCTCCACCTTGCGTAATGGGTCGCATGGTTATATGAGCGGGACATCCATGTCGGCGCCGCTGGTTGCCGGGGTCGCCGCACTGGTTCGATCGGTTAACCCGGAGCTTACTGCACCACAGGTGATGGAGGTTATGCGTGACACTGCCCTGGACTATGGCACCGCAGGATTCAACGAGGAGTTCGGCTACGGCATGGTTCAGGCTGCAGCAGCGGTTCAGACTGCCCTTGATCTTGCAGACCCGGAGAGTCAGGCGGTGGACACCCTCGGCAGCCTGCGGGTTCGCTTCAGCCACGATAGTATGGAAATCTTTATGGGAACCCCGGTGCTGCTTATTGACCAGTCAACCGGAAAGGTGCGCTCTGTAGCCATGATCGGGCAGGGAGAATTCAGCCAGGAGTGGGACGATAATCAGCCTGGCGATACCTGGTTTCAGCATATTCCGGCCGGGCAGTACCAGCTGGTAATGAATTCCGGGATGTCTAACCGGATAAGTCAGTCGGTAGAGATTACTCCCGGGGAAACAATCACCCAGGCCATCGATATAGAATTCCTTGATGCTGTGCCGATCGGGGTAGCAACCACCCCTGCGTACGAAGAGTATCTTGAATGGGAGTATGCCGATGTACGGCTGCGGATGTATCTGGGGGATGATCCTGAGCCATTCGCAGACGAGAGCTACCGTGAGGGACCGCCGTTGGGTAGTCTCCTGGATGCGTTCCCGGTCTACACTCACGGTTTTGACCCCGAAGGAGAACCGCTGTATATCCAGCTTTCCATCGTCGATGACCCGGTGGATGAGTTTACCACACCCGAGCTGGGTTGGAGCAAGGGCGCGATCACCCTGCAGGTAGACTACGAGCAAGGGGTAAACGATACACTCAGCATGTGGTACAGCCTTGAGCAGTATCCACGTGATTACTGGGATTCGTATACCAGCCGCGAGGAAGCCTATCCGCTTGTTCTGGGCAGCAGACTGCCAGTCCATCTGACCCATCCTGACAATCCTGAGGGGAGCGGATCCGAAGAGGTCTGGTTCAAGCTGGCATTCTGA